The Clupea harengus chromosome 6, Ch_v2.0.2, whole genome shotgun sequence genome contains a region encoding:
- the myoz3a gene encoding myozenin-2, which yields MMMMMMQGAYNDDLAKHRQQQAMALCREARGERLNLGTKICTPRDVQMEELNLNSNRGSRMFQERQKRVERFTLENTVNSPTVTYEQPDVNHPQNLPEVQNGKENFTHIIPGKQSLVNTLKKTVAMKGSPNVLAPGYAGPLKEIPTEKFNATVTPKGYLSPWKQALGSNDELLSSLTNQLPEPPQKPQPANFRCFNRAAMPFGGPMASKRIIPVINFEQVDPQNLPGSVLDRMARRPNFNKAPRGWGMDYAPESTDL from the exons atgatgatgatgatgatgcaagGAGCGTATAATGATGACCTGGCCAAGCACCGGCAACAGCAGGCTATGGCCCTGTGCCGAGAGGCCAGAGGAG aacGGCTGAACCTAGGGACGAAAATATGCACTCCAAGGGATGTTCAGATGGAAGAACTGAATTTGAATTCAAACCGAGGATCCAGAATGTTCCAAGAGAGACAAAAACGAGTTGAGAGATTTACTCTGGAGAACACTGTAAACAGCCCCACCGTCACATAT GAACAGCCTGATGTGAACCACCCACAGAACCTACCCGAGGTACAGAACGGGAAAGAGAACTTCACCCACATCATACCTGGCAAACAGAGCCTTGTGAACACCCTCAAGAAGACTGTGGCCATGAAGGGGAGTCCAAATGTCCTTGCTCCAG GTTATGCTGGCCCACTGAAAGAAATTCCTACGGAGAAGTTCAACGCCACAGTGACCCCAAAGGGTTACttatcaccatggaaacaagcACTGGGGAGCAACGACGAGCTGCTGTCTTCCCTCACCAACCAGCTTCCAGAGCCTCCCCAAAAACCACAGCCAGCCAATTTCAGGTGTTTCAACAG AGCGGCCATGCCATTTGGCGGACCCATGGCTAGCAAGCGGATCATCCCCGTGATTAACTTCGAGCAAGTGGACCCCCAGAACCTCCCGGGCTCCGTACTGGACCGCATGGCCAGACGACCCAATTTCAACAAGGCACCCCGGGGATGGGGCATGGATTACGCCCCCGAGTCCACAGACCTGTGA